The genomic window AGCATTAGCAGCGGATTTTTCTAAGCTGCCTATGTGGCAGTGAACGAATTCTCATTCGTCAACTTCTTTGGATGTTTTTTCTAAGCTGCCTATGTGGCAGTGAACCTCCACACATAATATAACGCAACTTCCGACGATTTCTAAGCTGCCTATGTGGCAGTGAACGTAGCGAATAATTTTAAACTTGGACTTTGGCCTTTCTAAGCTGCCTATGTGGCAGTGAACCTAGCACACGCCTACTTGATATAAGTGTGCTATTTCTAAGCTGCCTATGTGGCAGTGAACAACCTCGCAAAAAGTGCGGTCTTAAGTTTAAATTTCTAAGCTGCCTATGTGGCAGTGAACAATGATCAACGAGACCTGGAACGGAATTAACGTTTCTAAGCTGCCTATGTGGCAGTGAACGAATATCGACAGCGGGTCCCTTCTGTGGCCAATTTCTAAGCTGCCTATGTGGCAGTGAACTTACAGCTCGATGTTATGGTGCATCAGCCATATTTCTAAGCTGCCTATGTGGCAGTGAACTTGTATCCCATACGAAATCTGAAGCATCAACGTTTCTAAGCTGCCTATGTGGCAGTGAACTTTTTAGACTATTTATTACGTCATCTTCTTTTTTTCTAAGCTGCCTATGTGGCAGTGAACCTCTCGAAAATATGTGATGCGTGGTGGATTTATTTCTAAGCTGCCTATGTGGCAGTGAACTTGATTTTTACTGGCCTGCGTTGTCTCACCTTTTTCTAAGCTGCCTATGTGGCAGTGAACAACTCTTACAAACAGAAAAACTCTCAAAACACTTTCTAAGCTGCCTATGTGGCAGTGAACTATCGGTTGTAAGTTAGAATATGCTCGTCAGTTTTCTAAGCTGCCTATGTGGCAGTGAACGGCTGTTCGGGTACAAATAAGCCCAACTTAACTTTCTAAGCTGCCTATGTGGCAGTGAACATTTTAAACTTGGACTTTGGCCTGATCACAATTTTCTAAGCTGCCTATGTGGCAGTGAACGCGAGACTTGCGACGCCAATTGTTCCTTTTATTTTCTAAGCTGCCTATGTGGCAGTGAACATCAGACTAATGCTAATATTGGACTGATCACTTTTCTAAGCTGCCTATGTGGCAGTGAACATTAAACATTATTTTAACTTTACCAGACGGATTTTCTAAGCTGCCTATGTGGCAGTGAACACACCAAGCGCCAACTCTAAATAACTCAAAATTTTCTAAGCTGCCTATGTGGCAGTGAACATCAACGTGAAGTTGCTGATTTGCGTGCTGCCTTTCTAAGCTGCCTATGTGGCAGTGAACTTGATTTCTATTGGCCTGCGCTGAGTCATCTTTTTCTAAGCTGCCTATGTGGCAGTGAACAAGGTTTAACAACATCACCGGAAAATTGACTATTTCTAAGCTGCCTATGTGGCAGTGAACGTCAGGGTAATGCCGATGATGATAAAGTTTTTTTTCTAAGCTGCCTATGTGGCAGTGAACAATGATCGACAAGACCAGGCACAGAATTCACATTTCTAAGCTGCCTATGTGGCAGTGAACATTTATTGCCAAGGCAATGAAGATGATGATAATTTCTAAGCTGCCTATGTGGCAGTGAACGTGGACTCGTCAAACGAGATTTGATTTCTATTTTTCTAAGCTGCCTATGTGGCAGTGAACGATCATTCGCAAAACGTCTACGAAGGGAAGAATTTCTAAGCTGCCTATGTGGCAGTGAACGTTTTTCTCGTGCCAAATTTTGGGATAAATATTTTCTAAGCTGCCTATGTGGCAGTGAACCGTAAAATCTCTGTATAACGTGTACCGCCGCGTTTCTAAGCTGCCTATGTGGCAGTGAACAATAGCATAAATCAAAATAAATAAGTTGCAACAAGAAGTTAGATAAAAAACAGCATTTTACCCTTCTATTTTTATATTTGCTACAACTTATTGTTTTATAACTATATTTTTAAAGAGCGAAAATTAAAGGTCAAAAATGGGGTACAGTAGCAATTGATTCCTGGTTGGACATAGACTGACTTAATCCATAGCAGGTAAATGTGCCATTTTGCGCCTCTGATCTTTCTATCCGTTTAATAAATAATGGAAATTGACTATGCTTTCCTGTTTGTTGCTTGGTTTGTTGGCTGTCTAACCAAATAAAAGGTAAGTCACTTTGCTTTTGTGGTCGGGTTTTCTCCAGTTGTTTTAAACACTCTATTAATGGTTTGCCGGTTTTGGCCGACCAGCGTTGTGCTTTACTGAGCATCGCCTGTTTAATGCGATTTTCACCTTTAATATGTTGACGGATATAGCTGACAGGTTTTACTTGCAATGGCACCGCTTGAATCGATTTAATATGGACATAGTCGGAAAATCGGGCTAGCCATTGCTCAATATGCAGTTGGTTTAGCTGCTCTCTTTCTGCCGCCAATAAACGTAATTTTTTGCCTAATTGGAAAGTGGAACAAGCGTACTCAGGAAAGGCAACCGCGATTGCGCTTTGAGTCTGATTAACTTTATTGTCCACTAAGGCAATATGCAGTTGTTGATAAATTTTCTGCCACAAGAAACCAAGGCTAATATCGGGATCGGGCAATAAAGTGATTTCCTGATAGTAGTTCATAGCCCACCTTATTTTTCACTTTCACCAAAAACACCGCCGCGGATTAATACGGCCATGACATAATGCTCATCTTCAGTATTGTCTAATTTGCTGCCGCGGGCCCATTTATCAAAATGGCTGTAAAAGTCCTGCTTCTCTTTCGGCGTTCTGTAAGCAATACCTAAATTGGTAACTGCACCATAGGGCTCGATAGCAATTGCGCCGGCGCTACGTTCAGGATCTTGGTAGGCGGGATACCAGGTGTCGATTGAGCGCAATGCGTTACCGATTTTTTGTGAGTGCATAGCCGCGTGCCTAATAACATTGGGTTCAACTTCCGGGCTTGCGCTAGCGCCTTCGTGCCTAGCCGCAGGCCTATTGACATGATAAAGGACTTTACTTTTTTTACTTTTTCCTTTGTCGAGTATTAGTTCTTCACTAGGATAGACTTCTTGTGCTCTGCCTAATAATGCATAAGTGGTGATGTTTAATAGCAGTGCGTCATTTTTACTGGACAGGGTGGCAGCGATTTTATTACCTAACTCATTGATGGCTGTATCTTGTTGTTCAAAATCACGGATACTGTATTGAGTGGCATCAAATGTCCACTGCTGTTCCTGTCCTTGGCTTAATACACTAACCTGGACTTCTATTTTTTCAGCGCCCACTCGATTACGCCATAGAAAACGGGCATTGGCGATATTATGTGCATAGCGGCGGCCAAGTTCTTGGCATCCTTCCCGCTCAATATAGTCGGTTGCCGCTTGTTCATAGCTTTGTTTAAAATTGGCATTATTACAGGCTGAAGGATATTGTACACCGCCTAGTATTTTGAGAGTAAATTGATGTTTTAAGGTGTCCTGATCGGTACCGAGTGCACAAGCATCAACGGTTTGTAGATTGGCTTTTTCAACTTCAGCATTAAGCTTCATCGGGTCATTTTGTACCGCACCTTTTAAACGATTTGAAATTGTGCCACGTACCGATTTTTCCTGTAATGTTAAAGGGAAAGCCTCTTTTTTATTGTCCCAGCATGTGCCATAGAAATAACCGTCAGAGGGCACTAATTTTTTTTCAAATGCTAATACGGAAGTCAAGTCATTATTTTTCGCCATTTTATGTTTCTCCATTAATTAAATTAGTTTTGCTTGTCTTGCTGACATAAATAGAGGTTATTTTCTGTATCAGTGGCGTAATACCAAAAGCTGTCAGCTAGCTGTTCCAAACGATGTACCATTTTGAATTCCCCCAATGTGACAATGCTTTCGGCAAATCGGTGTGGCGTATCAGGGTCACGTTGATTTTGTGCTTTTGCTAAGCTGGATATACCATGGAAACCTGTCGCAATCGGTACAATCCATCCTGCTGTTTTACGTTTGCTGTACCATTCAATTTGGCCATTTTGCTGTTTTTCACACTGGTGATGTACGGTCAGATAATCGAGTAGGGCATCAATAGCATCTTTCCCGGCCTCCATAGCCTCTTTCATCAATTCACGGCGTTCAATCAAGACGTAGCCGGGCATCAAACTACTTTTTAATTGACGTTTTTCTTTATCATTGTCATCGTCGTCGTCAACAGTCCATATTTGCGGATTTGCAAAGGCTAAAATATCGCCACCGGCAATTTTCATGGTGAGTAGTAATTGGCTGATTTTATCTAGCTGTTGTTGGTTTAATGGCTGTTGTTCCCCTTGTTCCATATTTTCATATTCAATTAATAAAGAGACGTCCAGATGGCAGCGTGCTTCTTCAATAAATGAAGCGCGTGAGCCGTCTTTTTCCAGGGGATTGGCGGTACCGATAATCGATTGAACGAAATCACCAGCGCCTTTATAGGTTTGCAGATCACATGCATGGCTAATAACCGCAGTTGACCAAAATTTCAGTGTCGGATAGCCATGCTGATTGAGTTTGCGTTGTAAAGCGTGGCTGAAACCCAGCCAGGCGGTCATAGCCGGGAAACCGATAGTAAATGGGCTGGATAGCGCATTAGCATTATGGATCCGAAGATGGGGTAGATGTAACAGGCTAATTGTGCTCACCTTAGTGACTCCTTATTATTTTCAACGACCAATTGGATTATTTTTTTTAATTCAGCATCACCTAACTGAATGTATTTTTTTTCAATGATTTTTTGGTAGCTAGAA from Arsenophonus sp. aPb includes these protein-coding regions:
- the cas6f gene encoding type I-F CRISPR-associated endoribonuclease Cas6/Csy4, translating into MNYYQEITLLPDPDISLGFLWQKIYQQLHIALVDNKVNQTQSAIAVAFPEYACSTFQLGKKLRLLAAEREQLNQLHIEQWLARFSDYVHIKSIQAVPLQVKPVSYIRQHIKGENRIKQAMLSKAQRWSAKTGKPLIECLKQLEKTRPQKQSDLPFIWLDSQQTKQQTGKHSQFPLFIKRIERSEAQNGTFTCYGLSQSMSNQESIATVPHF
- the csy3 gene encoding type I-F CRISPR-associated protein Csy3; amino-acid sequence: MAKNNDLTSVLAFEKKLVPSDGYFYGTCWDNKKEAFPLTLQEKSVRGTISNRLKGAVQNDPMKLNAEVEKANLQTVDACALGTDQDTLKHQFTLKILGGVQYPSACNNANFKQSYEQAATDYIEREGCQELGRRYAHNIANARFLWRNRVGAEKIEVQVSVLSQGQEQQWTFDATQYSIRDFEQQDTAINELGNKIAATLSSKNDALLLNITTYALLGRAQEVYPSEELILDKGKSKKSKVLYHVNRPAARHEGASASPEVEPNVIRHAAMHSQKIGNALRSIDTWYPAYQDPERSAGAIAIEPYGAVTNLGIAYRTPKEKQDFYSHFDKWARGSKLDNTEDEHYVMAVLIRGGVFGESEK
- the csy2 gene encoding type I-F CRISPR-associated protein Csy2, coding for MSTISLLHLPHLRIHNANALSSPFTIGFPAMTAWLGFSHALQRKLNQHGYPTLKFWSTAVISHACDLQTYKGAGDFVQSIIGTANPLEKDGSRASFIEEARCHLDVSLLIEYENMEQGEQQPLNQQQLDKISQLLLTMKIAGGDILAFANPQIWTVDDDDDNDKEKRQLKSSLMPGYVLIERRELMKEAMEAGKDAIDALLDYLTVHHQCEKQQNGQIEWYSKRKTAGWIVPIATGFHGISSLAKAQNQRDPDTPHRFAESIVTLGEFKMVHRLEQLADSFWYYATDTENNLYLCQQDKQN